Proteins co-encoded in one Cupriavidus nantongensis genomic window:
- the mreD gene encoding rod shape-determining protein MreD, with the protein MTNPQYLLRPVNPAFIAFSFVLAFLFNLMPWGTTLWIPDMVALVLVFWNIHQPRKVGMGVAFVLGLLMDVHDARLLGEHALAYTLLAYFAITIHRRVLWFTVYTQALHVLPLLFIAHAVPVLIRLAMGAPLPGWPLLLAPAIEALLWPLATSLLLAPQRRSTDVDETRPI; encoded by the coding sequence GTGACCAATCCCCAATACCTGCTGCGGCCGGTCAACCCGGCCTTCATCGCCTTCAGCTTCGTGCTGGCGTTCCTGTTCAACCTGATGCCGTGGGGCACCACGCTGTGGATCCCGGACATGGTGGCGCTGGTGCTGGTGTTCTGGAACATCCACCAGCCGCGCAAGGTGGGCATGGGCGTGGCCTTCGTGCTGGGCCTGCTGATGGACGTGCACGATGCCCGGCTGCTGGGCGAGCACGCACTGGCCTACACGCTGCTGGCCTACTTCGCCATCACCATCCACCGCCGCGTGCTGTGGTTCACGGTCTATACCCAGGCGCTGCACGTGCTGCCGCTGCTGTTTATCGCGCACGCGGTGCCGGTGCTGATCCGGCTGGCGATGGGCGCGCCGCTGCCCGGCTGGCCGTTGCTGCTGGCGCCGGCGATCGAGGCGCTGCTGTGGCCGCTCGCCACCAGCCTGCTGCTGGCGCCGCAGCGCCGCTCGACCGATGTCGACGAGACCCGGCCGATCTGA
- a CDS encoding transcriptional regulator GcvA: protein MAWKSAWEKDLPRGWHRELPRLPALTALRAFEAAARHESFSRAATELFVTHGAVSHQIRALEEELGMPLFERHGKRVALTPAGRLYAERVRDALLQIADATRALQAGNRDKRLTISTMPSFAARWLTPRIGSFIERHPELDVELLSSNTLVNFAHEEVDVALRMGSGDYPGLYVERLLDDVFFPVCSPAFNGGRLPARPQDMAGMPLLRGEGDPWKPWFEAAGLDWPEPRKGLLLEDSSLLLQAASEGQGIALIRSSLACNDLLSGRVVRLFDVSIPCPWLLYFVCAPGSLNLPKVQAFRGWLLPEIERFREVLAQWE from the coding sequence ATGGCCTGGAAAAGCGCCTGGGAGAAAGACCTGCCGCGCGGCTGGCACCGCGAGTTGCCGCGCCTGCCGGCTCTGACCGCGCTGCGCGCGTTCGAAGCCGCGGCGCGGCACGAGAGCTTCTCGCGCGCGGCTACCGAGCTGTTCGTCACCCACGGCGCGGTCAGCCATCAGATCCGTGCGCTGGAAGAGGAACTGGGCATGCCGCTGTTCGAGCGCCACGGCAAGCGCGTGGCGCTAACCCCGGCGGGCCGGCTCTATGCCGAGCGCGTGCGCGACGCGCTGCTGCAGATCGCCGATGCCACGCGCGCGCTGCAGGCCGGCAACCGCGACAAGCGCCTGACCATCAGCACCATGCCGTCATTCGCCGCGCGCTGGCTGACGCCGCGCATCGGCAGCTTTATCGAGCGCCACCCGGAACTCGATGTCGAGCTGCTGTCGTCGAACACGCTGGTCAACTTTGCGCACGAAGAAGTCGATGTCGCGCTGCGCATGGGCAGCGGCGACTATCCCGGCCTGTATGTGGAGCGGCTGCTCGACGACGTGTTCTTCCCGGTGTGCAGCCCGGCCTTCAACGGCGGCCGGCTGCCGGCGCGGCCGCAGGACATGGCGGGCATGCCGCTGCTGCGCGGCGAGGGCGATCCGTGGAAGCCGTGGTTCGAGGCCGCCGGGCTGGACTGGCCCGAGCCGCGCAAGGGCCTGCTGCTGGAAGATTCGTCGCTGCTGCTGCAGGCCGCCTCGGAAGGCCAGGGCATCGCGCTGATCCGCTCGTCGCTGGCGTGCAACGACCTGCTGTCCGGGCGCGTGGTGCGGCTGTTCGACGTCAGCATCCCGTGCCCGTGGCTGCTGTACTTCGTGTGCGCGCCGGGTTCACTCAATTTGCCCAAGGTGCAGGCGTTCCGCGGCTGGCTGCTGCCCGAGATCGAGCGCTTCCGCGAGGTGCTGGCGCAGTGGGAGTGA
- the gatA gene encoding Asp-tRNA(Asn)/Glu-tRNA(Gln) amidotransferase subunit GatA, with protein MPFSADSVTSLRQLADALAARTVSAEELAREYLARIEQAAALNAFIHVDAELTLAQARAADTRRARGEAAPLTGVPVAHKDVFVTRGWRATAGSKMLGNYESPFDATVVERMAAAGMVTLGKTNMDEFAMGSSNENSHFGPVRNPWDASRVPGGSSGGSAAAVAAGLAPAATGTDTGGSIRQPASFSGITGIKPTYGRVSRYGMIAFASSLDQGGPMAHTAEDCALLLNAMAGFDPKDSTSIPPAQGGVDEDYTRLLGQPRAGASAERPLAGLRIGLPREYFGKGLAADVEQAVRAALAEYEKLGATLVEVSLPKTELSIPVYYVIAPAEASSNLSRFDGVRYGHRADEYRDLLDMYKKTRAEGFGAEVKRRILVGTYVLSHGYYDAYYLQAQKIRRIIADDFQRAFAQCDVIMGPVAPTVAWKLGEKTSDPVQMYLADIFTLSTSLAGLPGMSVPCGFGAGNMPVGLQLIGNYFDEARLLQAAHAFQQATDWHLRRPAKA; from the coding sequence ATGCCCTTTTCCGCTGATTCCGTGACTTCCCTGCGCCAGCTTGCCGACGCCCTGGCCGCGCGCACCGTCTCCGCCGAGGAACTCGCGCGCGAGTACCTGGCCCGCATCGAGCAGGCCGCCGCGCTCAACGCCTTTATCCACGTCGATGCCGAGCTGACGCTGGCCCAGGCCCGCGCCGCCGACACCCGCCGCGCGCGCGGCGAGGCCGCGCCGCTGACCGGCGTGCCGGTCGCGCACAAGGATGTGTTCGTCACGCGCGGCTGGCGCGCCACCGCCGGCTCGAAGATGCTGGGCAACTATGAAAGCCCGTTCGACGCCACCGTGGTCGAGCGCATGGCCGCCGCCGGCATGGTCACGCTGGGCAAGACCAACATGGACGAATTCGCGATGGGCTCGTCCAACGAGAACTCGCATTTCGGCCCGGTGCGCAACCCGTGGGACGCCAGCCGCGTGCCCGGCGGCTCGTCGGGCGGCTCGGCCGCGGCGGTCGCCGCCGGCCTCGCGCCCGCCGCCACCGGCACCGACACCGGCGGCTCGATCCGCCAGCCGGCATCGTTCTCGGGCATCACCGGCATCAAGCCGACCTACGGCCGCGTGTCGCGCTACGGCATGATCGCCTTTGCCTCGTCGCTGGACCAGGGCGGCCCGATGGCCCACACCGCCGAGGACTGCGCGCTGCTGCTCAACGCCATGGCCGGCTTCGACCCGAAGGACTCGACCAGCATCCCGCCCGCGCAGGGCGGCGTGGACGAGGACTACACCCGCCTGCTGGGCCAGCCGCGCGCCGGCGCCAGCGCCGAGCGCCCGCTGGCCGGCCTGCGCATCGGCCTGCCGAGGGAGTACTTCGGCAAGGGCCTGGCGGCCGACGTCGAGCAGGCCGTGCGCGCCGCGCTGGCCGAGTACGAGAAGCTGGGCGCGACGCTGGTCGAGGTGTCGCTGCCCAAGACCGAGCTGTCGATCCCGGTGTACTACGTGATCGCGCCGGCCGAGGCCTCGTCCAACCTGTCGCGCTTCGACGGCGTGCGCTACGGCCACCGCGCCGACGAGTACCGCGACCTGCTCGACATGTACAAGAAGACCCGCGCCGAAGGCTTCGGCGCCGAGGTCAAGCGCCGCATCCTGGTCGGCACCTACGTGCTGTCGCACGGCTACTACGACGCCTACTACCTGCAGGCGCAGAAAATCCGCCGCATCATCGCCGACGACTTCCAGCGCGCCTTCGCCCAGTGCGACGTGATCATGGGCCCGGTGGCGCCGACGGTGGCGTGGAAGCTCGGCGAGAAGACCTCGGACCCGGTGCAGATGTACCTGGCCGACATCTTCACGCTGTCGACCAGCCTGGCCGGCCTGCCCGGCATGAGCGTGCCGTGCGGCTTCGGCGCGGGCAACATGCCCGTGGGCCTGCAGCTGATCGGCAACTACTTCGACGAAGCGCGCCTGCTGCAGGCCGCGCACGCGTTCCAGCAGGCGACCGACTGGCACCTGCGCCGCCCCGCCAAGGCCTGA
- a CDS encoding DUF484 family protein produces the protein MNAQDVAAYLQSHPEFFEEHAELLAAVQLTSPHSHRAVSLQERQMEILREKNKGLELRLADLVRHGHENDRTQQRLHDWQLRLLAEADSHALPYAVQDGLQQVFDVPAVALRLWDVAEQYAHMEVAQGASEDLRIFAEGLRAPYCGSNSGFEAASLLERDDITSLAMVTLRVPLPAGKAEAGADVRGAAFGLLVLGSPDPRRFHDGMGTAYLSQIGEVAGAALNRLRD, from the coding sequence ATGAACGCCCAAGACGTTGCCGCCTACCTGCAGAGCCATCCCGAGTTCTTCGAAGAGCATGCCGAGCTGCTGGCCGCGGTGCAGCTGACCAGCCCGCACAGCCATCGTGCCGTGTCGCTGCAGGAGCGCCAGATGGAAATCCTGCGCGAGAAGAACAAGGGCCTGGAGCTGCGCCTGGCGGACCTGGTCCGCCATGGCCACGAGAACGACCGCACCCAGCAGCGCCTGCACGACTGGCAGTTGCGCCTGCTGGCCGAGGCCGATTCGCATGCGCTGCCGTATGCGGTGCAGGACGGCCTGCAGCAGGTGTTCGACGTGCCGGCGGTGGCGCTCAGGCTGTGGGATGTCGCCGAGCAGTACGCGCACATGGAAGTCGCGCAGGGTGCCAGCGAAGACCTGCGCATCTTTGCCGAGGGCCTGCGCGCGCCATACTGCGGCAGCAACAGCGGCTTCGAGGCGGCCAGCCTGCTGGAGCGCGACGATATCACCTCGCTGGCGATGGTGACGCTGCGCGTGCCGCTGCCCGCCGGCAAGGCAGAGGCCGGCGCCGACGTGCGGGGCGCCGCCTTTGGCCTGCTGGTGCTGGGCTCGCCCGATCCGCGCCGTTTCCACGACGGCATGGGCACCGCCTACCTGTCGCAGATCGGCGAGGTCGCGGGCGCCGCGCTGAACCGGCTGCGCGACTGA
- the mreC gene encoding rod shape-determining protein MreC, which produces MDYSPPPLFKQGTSAVARLVLYVGIALALLVVDARFDALRVGRQVAATVLMPVERLVLAPRDALRAMFDYAQSSATLATENRELRQNAVQQAQASVRQAQLEAENNQLRKLLGLAQQSATPVTAAEILYDARDPYSQRIVIDKGSQHGLRAGYPVIDERGVVGQVTRVSPFQSEVTLLTDKDQAIPVQVVRNGLRSVAFGGARAGHLDLRFMAAAADLQQGDLLVTSGLDGTYPPGLPVAKIVQIERKADTAFSRVYCEPVAGVRAHRQLLVVRYDAAIPARETVEARPEAPVKGAKSAAARAAADSAAAGKAAPAKEAPR; this is translated from the coding sequence ATGGATTACTCCCCTCCGCCGCTCTTCAAGCAAGGCACCTCGGCCGTCGCCAGGCTGGTCCTGTACGTGGGCATCGCGCTGGCGCTGCTGGTGGTCGACGCGCGTTTCGACGCGCTGCGCGTGGGCCGGCAGGTGGCCGCGACCGTGCTGATGCCGGTCGAGCGCCTGGTGCTGGCGCCGCGCGACGCGCTGCGCGCCATGTTCGACTATGCCCAGTCGTCGGCGACGCTCGCCACCGAGAACCGCGAGCTGCGCCAGAACGCGGTGCAGCAGGCGCAGGCCTCGGTGCGCCAGGCCCAGCTCGAGGCCGAGAACAACCAGCTGCGCAAGCTGCTCGGGCTGGCGCAGCAGTCGGCCACGCCGGTGACCGCGGCCGAGATCCTGTATGACGCGCGCGACCCGTACAGCCAGCGCATCGTCATCGACAAGGGCAGCCAGCACGGCCTGCGCGCCGGCTACCCGGTGATCGACGAGCGCGGCGTGGTGGGGCAGGTCACGCGCGTGTCGCCGTTCCAGTCCGAGGTGACGCTGCTGACCGACAAGGACCAGGCGATTCCGGTGCAGGTGGTGCGCAACGGCCTGCGCAGCGTGGCCTTCGGCGGCGCGCGCGCGGGCCACCTCGACCTGCGCTTCATGGCCGCCGCCGCCGACCTGCAGCAGGGCGACCTGCTGGTGACCTCGGGCCTTGACGGCACCTATCCTCCCGGCCTGCCGGTGGCGAAGATCGTGCAGATCGAGCGCAAGGCCGATACCGCGTTCTCGCGCGTCTATTGCGAGCCGGTCGCCGGCGTGCGCGCGCACCGCCAGCTGCTGGTGGTGCGCTACGACGCCGCCATCCCGGCGCGCGAAACGGTCGAGGCGCGGCCGGAAGCGCCGGTCAAGGGCGCCAAGTCGGCCGCGGCGCGCGCCGCCGCCGACAGCGCCGCGGCCGGCAAGGCCGCGCCCGCCAAGGAGGCACCACGGTGA
- a CDS encoding tyrosine recombinase XerC, with translation MTARRPPRAVVPSSAPADGEAPLPDPLVARYLDWLRGSRKLAEHTLSGYARELRVLQAHAAQHAPGVALLALQTHHIRHFAARLHAAGLVGTSIARALSAWRGFYLWAARHGHGVTVNPVDGVRAPRSGHALPKALSVEHAVALVAHPAGTDAEALRDQAVYELFYSSGLRLSELVQLDLRYADADGYRSSGWLDLAGAEVTVTGKGSRQRSVPVGSKAIAALQAWLAVRDGLLRPGAAPEDANALFLGPRGRRLSMRTVQLRLKQQALRAGVPADVHPHMLRHSFATHLLQSSGDLRAVQEMLGHASISTTQVYTALDFQHLAKVYDKAHPRAGRARRKPAADAAAGAAPIDETQED, from the coding sequence ATGACGGCACGCCGGCCGCCGCGCGCTGTGGTCCCATCGTCGGCGCCCGCGGACGGCGAAGCGCCCCTGCCAGACCCGCTGGTCGCGCGCTACCTCGACTGGCTGCGCGGCAGCCGCAAGCTGGCCGAGCACACGCTGTCCGGCTATGCGCGCGAACTGCGCGTGCTGCAGGCGCACGCGGCGCAGCATGCGCCGGGCGTCGCGCTGCTGGCGCTGCAGACCCACCATATCCGCCATTTCGCCGCGCGGCTGCATGCCGCGGGGCTGGTCGGCACCAGCATCGCGCGCGCGCTGTCGGCATGGCGCGGCTTCTATCTGTGGGCGGCGCGCCATGGCCATGGCGTGACCGTGAATCCGGTCGACGGCGTGCGCGCGCCGCGCTCCGGGCACGCGCTGCCCAAGGCGCTGTCGGTCGAGCACGCGGTGGCGCTGGTGGCGCACCCTGCCGGCACCGATGCCGAGGCGCTGCGCGACCAGGCCGTCTACGAACTGTTCTACTCGAGCGGGCTGCGGCTGTCCGAGCTGGTGCAGCTGGACCTGCGCTATGCCGATGCCGACGGCTACCGCTCCAGCGGCTGGCTCGACCTGGCCGGCGCAGAGGTGACCGTGACTGGCAAGGGCTCGCGCCAACGCTCGGTGCCGGTCGGCAGCAAGGCCATCGCCGCGCTGCAGGCGTGGCTGGCGGTGCGCGACGGCTTGCTGCGGCCGGGCGCCGCGCCCGAAGACGCCAATGCGCTGTTTCTCGGCCCGCGCGGGCGGCGCCTGTCGATGCGCACGGTGCAGCTGCGGCTCAAGCAGCAGGCGCTGCGCGCCGGGGTGCCGGCCGACGTGCATCCGCATATGCTGCGGCATTCGTTTGCCACGCACCTGCTGCAATCTTCCGGCGACCTGCGCGCGGTGCAGGAGATGCTGGGCCATGCCAGCATCTCGACCACGCAGGTCTACACCGCACTCGATTTCCAGCACCTGGCCAAGGTCTACGACAAGGCCCATCCGCGTGCCGGCCGCGCGCGCAGGAAACCGGCGGCCGATGCCGCGGCCGGCGCGGCGCCAATCGACGAGACCCAGGAAGACTGA
- the gatC gene encoding Asp-tRNA(Asn)/Glu-tRNA(Gln) amidotransferase subunit GatC — protein sequence MALDLSDVKRIAHLARIETSDDEAAQTLAQLNNFFSLVEQMQAVDTTGIEPLAHPLSAVRDMVQRLREDVVTETDRRADYQRPAPATENGLYLVPKVIE from the coding sequence ATGGCCCTCGACCTATCCGACGTCAAGCGCATTGCCCACCTCGCCCGCATCGAAACCAGCGATGACGAGGCCGCCCAGACGCTTGCGCAGCTGAACAACTTTTTCTCGCTGGTCGAGCAGATGCAGGCGGTCGACACCACCGGCATCGAGCCGCTGGCGCATCCGCTGTCGGCGGTGCGCGACATGGTCCAGCGCCTGCGCGAGGACGTGGTCACCGAAACCGACCGCCGCGCCGACTACCAGCGCCCCGCGCCGGCCACCGAAAACGGCCTGTACCTGGTGCCCAAGGTCATCGAATGA
- the mrdA gene encoding penicillin-binding protein 2: protein MTEIRNVELEIGRFRIRVAAAALFTVVCFGLLFSRFLWLQWYKHDQYSAKAEDNRISVAPIEPNRGIIMDRNGIVLARNYSAYTLEITPSKLTDTLDNTIEGLSALVEIQPRDRRRFKRLMEESRSFESLPIRSQLTDAEVARFSAQRFRFPGVDVRARLFRQYPLGESASHVIGYLGRISQRDQERIEAMDVANDADGAKYDPRKDADNYKGTNYIGKIGLEQSYESELHGLTGFEEVEVSAGGRPIRTLSTSPATPGNNLILSLDIRLQQLAEALYGNRRGALVAIEPSTGDILAFVSKPTFDPNLFVEGIDTNTWNELNNSPDKPLLNRPLRGTYPPGSTYKPFMALAALTTGKRTAAWGMSDPGYFTLGNHTFRDDKPGGHGWVDMHSSIVHSCDTYYYALARDMGVNGIHDFMKPLGFGQITGIDIEGESRGILPSTDWKRRAYRKPEQQKWYEGETISLGIGQGYNSFTILQLAQATSVIVNDGKVMKPHLVKAIEDAVTRKRTLTVPKESYTIPFKQADINVIKRAMVAVTHSGTAARVFAGAAYESAGKTGTAQTYSLAKGEKYNHHALAEHKRDHSLYTAFAPADNPKIALALIVENAGFGAAVAAPIARKVMDYYLTGKWPAELEAIAPPAGERVAGRAPVDTPSVFTTGQTASIASATVMSSGGAPASGADASAVAAASAAQVPTPEAIAAMLDPDAIAPASAVQTLDERMLQALGHSKPQAPAPASAAAVPAKAPAPKPRVRPVAAKAASGADASR from the coding sequence ATGACCGAAATCCGCAACGTCGAACTGGAAATCGGCCGCTTCCGCATCCGCGTGGCGGCCGCGGCGCTGTTCACGGTGGTCTGCTTCGGCCTGCTGTTCTCGCGCTTCCTGTGGCTGCAGTGGTACAAGCATGACCAGTACTCGGCCAAGGCCGAGGACAACCGCATTTCGGTCGCGCCGATCGAGCCCAACCGCGGCATCATCATGGACCGCAACGGCATCGTGCTGGCGCGCAATTATTCGGCGTACACGCTCGAGATCACCCCGTCCAAGCTGACCGATACGCTCGACAACACCATCGAAGGCCTGTCCGCGCTGGTCGAGATCCAGCCGCGCGACCGGCGCCGCTTCAAGCGGCTGATGGAGGAGTCGCGCAGCTTCGAAAGCCTGCCGATCCGCAGCCAGCTGACCGACGCGGAGGTGGCGCGCTTCTCCGCGCAGCGCTTCCGCTTCCCCGGCGTCGACGTGCGCGCGCGGCTGTTCCGCCAGTACCCGCTGGGCGAGTCGGCCTCGCACGTGATCGGCTACCTGGGCCGGATCTCGCAGCGCGACCAGGAGCGCATCGAGGCCATGGACGTGGCCAACGATGCCGACGGCGCCAAATATGACCCGCGCAAGGATGCCGACAACTACAAGGGCACCAACTACATCGGCAAGATCGGCCTGGAGCAGAGCTACGAGAGCGAACTGCACGGCCTGACCGGCTTCGAGGAAGTGGAAGTCAGCGCCGGCGGGCGCCCGATCCGCACGCTGTCGACCTCGCCCGCCACACCCGGCAACAACCTGATCCTGTCGCTCGACATCCGCCTGCAGCAGCTGGCCGAGGCGCTCTATGGCAACCGCCGCGGCGCGCTGGTGGCGATCGAGCCGTCCACCGGCGACATCCTCGCCTTCGTCTCCAAGCCCACCTTCGACCCCAACCTGTTCGTCGAGGGCATCGACACCAATACCTGGAACGAACTGAACAACTCGCCCGACAAGCCGCTGCTGAACCGACCCCTGCGCGGCACTTATCCGCCGGGCTCGACCTACAAACCGTTCATGGCGCTGGCGGCGCTGACTACCGGCAAGCGCACCGCGGCGTGGGGCATGTCCGACCCCGGCTATTTCACGCTGGGCAACCACACCTTCCGCGACGACAAGCCGGGCGGCCACGGCTGGGTCGACATGCACAGCTCGATCGTGCATTCGTGCGACACCTACTACTACGCGCTGGCGCGCGACATGGGCGTCAACGGCATCCACGACTTCATGAAGCCGCTGGGCTTCGGCCAGATCACCGGCATCGACATCGAGGGCGAAAGCCGCGGCATCCTGCCGTCGACCGACTGGAAGCGCCGCGCCTACCGCAAGCCGGAGCAGCAGAAGTGGTACGAGGGCGAGACCATCTCGCTGGGCATCGGCCAGGGCTACAACAGCTTCACCATCCTGCAGCTGGCGCAGGCGACCTCGGTGATCGTCAACGACGGCAAGGTGATGAAGCCGCACCTGGTCAAGGCCATCGAAGACGCGGTCACGCGCAAGCGCACGCTGACCGTGCCCAAGGAGAGCTACACCATCCCGTTCAAGCAGGCCGACATCAACGTGATCAAGCGCGCCATGGTGGCGGTGACGCATTCGGGCACGGCCGCGCGCGTGTTTGCCGGCGCCGCCTACGAATCCGCCGGCAAGACCGGCACCGCACAGACCTACAGCCTGGCCAAGGGCGAGAAGTACAACCACCACGCGCTCGCCGAGCACAAGCGCGACCACTCGCTGTACACCGCCTTCGCGCCGGCCGACAACCCCAAGATCGCGCTGGCGCTGATCGTCGAGAACGCCGGCTTCGGCGCCGCGGTGGCCGCGCCGATCGCGCGCAAGGTGATGGACTACTACCTGACCGGCAAGTGGCCCGCCGAGCTCGAGGCGATCGCGCCGCCCGCGGGCGAGCGCGTCGCCGGCCGCGCGCCGGTCGATACGCCGAGCGTGTTCACCACCGGCCAGACCGCCAGCATTGCCAGCGCCACGGTGATGTCCAGCGGCGGCGCCCCGGCCAGCGGCGCTGACGCCAGCGCGGTGGCGGCGGCCTCGGCCGCGCAGGTGCCGACGCCCGAGGCGATCGCCGCGATGCTCGACCCCGATGCGATCGCCCCGGCCTCGGCGGTGCAGACGCTGGATGAGCGCATGCTGCAGGCGCTGGGCCACAGCAAGCCGCAGGCCCCCGCGCCGGCCTCGGCGGCGGCCGTGCCGGCCAAGGCGCCCGCACCCAAACCACGCGTCAGGCCCGTGGCTGCCAAGGCAGCCAGCGGGGCCGACGCCTCTCGCTGA
- the rodA gene encoding rod shape-determining protein RodA: protein MDRRRVMSLVKTALTGFDKPLSLIVFLLFATGIVALYSAAIDMPGRVEDQLRNILLSYVVMFVIAYLPTQTLMRVAVPIYTVGVALLIAVAMFGLIRKGARRWLYVGMVIQPSEIMKISMPLMLAWYFQKREGVIRWFDFVVALVLLLIPVGLIAKQPDLGTALLVMAAGLYVIYFAGLSWKLILPLMAILVVAITLLITFQNDMCAPGVNWPVLHDYQQHRVCTLLDPTSDPLGKGFHTIQSIIAIGSGGVEGKGWLKGTQTHLEFIPEKHTDFIFAVYSEEFGLIGNAVLLVLYLLLIFRGLFIAANAPTLFSRLLAGSITLIFFTYAFVNMGMVSGILPVVGVPLPLLSYGGTALVTLGAGIGILMSISRQKRLIQT, encoded by the coding sequence ATGGATCGACGCCGCGTCATGTCCCTGGTCAAGACCGCGCTGACCGGTTTTGACAAGCCGCTCTCGCTGATCGTGTTCCTGCTGTTCGCCACCGGCATCGTGGCGCTGTACTCGGCCGCCATCGACATGCCGGGCCGGGTCGAGGACCAGTTGCGCAACATCCTGCTGTCGTACGTGGTGATGTTCGTGATCGCCTACCTGCCGACGCAGACGCTGATGCGGGTGGCGGTGCCGATCTATACGGTCGGGGTGGCGCTGCTGATCGCAGTGGCCATGTTCGGCCTGATCCGCAAGGGCGCGCGCCGCTGGCTCTATGTCGGCATGGTGATCCAGCCGTCCGAGATCATGAAGATCTCGATGCCGCTGATGCTGGCGTGGTACTTCCAGAAGCGCGAGGGCGTGATCCGCTGGTTCGACTTCGTCGTCGCGCTGGTGCTGCTGCTGATCCCGGTGGGCCTGATCGCCAAGCAGCCCGACCTGGGCACGGCGCTGCTGGTGATGGCCGCGGGCCTGTACGTGATCTATTTCGCCGGGCTGTCGTGGAAGCTGATCCTGCCGCTGATGGCGATCCTGGTGGTCGCCATCACGCTGCTGATCACCTTCCAGAACGACATGTGCGCGCCGGGCGTGAACTGGCCGGTGCTGCACGACTACCAGCAGCACCGCGTCTGCACGCTGCTGGACCCGACCAGCGATCCGCTCGGCAAGGGCTTCCACACGATCCAGTCGATCATCGCGATCGGCTCGGGCGGGGTCGAGGGCAAGGGCTGGCTCAAGGGAACGCAGACCCACCTGGAGTTCATCCCGGAAAAGCACACCGACTTTATCTTCGCCGTGTACTCGGAAGAGTTCGGCCTGATCGGCAACGCGGTGCTGCTGGTGCTGTATCTGCTGCTGATCTTCCGCGGGCTCTTTATCGCGGCCAATGCGCCGACGCTGTTCTCGCGGCTGCTGGCGGGATCGATCACGCTGATCTTCTTCACCTATGCCTTCGTCAACATGGGCATGGTCAGCGGCATCCTGCCGGTGGTGGGCGTGCCGCTGCCGCTGCTGAGCTACGGCGGCACCGCGCTGGTGACGCTGGGCGCGGGCATCGGCATCTTGATGAGCATTTCGCGGCAGAAGCGGCTGATTCAGACGTAG
- a CDS encoding rod shape-determining protein, protein MFGFLRSYFSNDLAIDLGTANTLIYMRDKGIVLDEPSVVAIRQEGGPNAKKTITAVGKEAKQMLGKVPGNIEAIRPMKDGVIADFTVTEQMLKQFIKMVHDSKLLRPSPRIIICVPCGSTQVERRAIRESALGAGASQVYLIEEPMSAAIGAGLPVSEPSGSMVVDIGGGTTEVGIISLGGMVYKGSVRVGGDKFDEAIVNYIRRNYGMLIGEQTAEAIKKEIGSAFPGSEVREMEVKGRNLSEGIPRAFTVSSNEILEALTDPLNQIVSAVKIALEQTPPELGADIAERGMMLTGGGALLRDLDRLLAEETGLPVLVAEDPLTCVVRGSGMALERMDKLGSIFSYE, encoded by the coding sequence ATGTTCGGATTTCTCCGCAGCTACTTCTCCAACGACCTGGCGATCGACCTCGGCACCGCCAACACGCTGATCTACATGCGCGACAAGGGCATCGTGCTGGACGAGCCCTCGGTCGTTGCGATCCGCCAGGAAGGCGGCCCCAACGCCAAGAAGACCATCACGGCGGTGGGCAAGGAAGCCAAGCAGATGCTGGGCAAGGTGCCGGGCAATATCGAGGCGATCCGCCCGATGAAGGACGGCGTGATCGCCGACTTCACCGTGACCGAGCAGATGCTCAAGCAATTCATCAAGATGGTGCATGACAGCAAGCTGCTGCGCCCGAGCCCGCGCATCATCATCTGCGTGCCGTGCGGCTCGACCCAGGTCGAGCGCCGCGCCATCCGCGAATCGGCGCTGGGCGCCGGCGCCAGCCAGGTCTACCTGATCGAGGAGCCGATGTCGGCCGCGATCGGCGCCGGCCTGCCGGTGTCGGAGCCGTCGGGCTCGATGGTGGTCGATATCGGCGGCGGCACCACCGAGGTCGGCATCATCTCGCTGGGCGGCATGGTCTACAAGGGTTCGGTGCGCGTCGGCGGCGACAAGTTCGACGAGGCCATCGTCAACTACATCCGCCGCAACTACGGCATGCTGATCGGCGAGCAGACCGCCGAGGCGATCAAGAAGGAAATCGGCTCGGCCTTCCCGGGCTCCGAGGTCCGCGAGATGGAAGTCAAGGGCCGCAACCTGTCCGAAGGCATCCCGCGCGCCTTTACCGTTTCGTCCAACGAAATCCTGGAAGCGCTGACCGATCCGCTCAACCAGATCGTGTCGGCGGTCAAGATCGCGCTGGAACAGACTCCGCCCGAACTGGGCGCCGACATCGCCGAGCGCGGCATGATGCTGACCGGCGGCGGCGCGCTGCTGCGCGACCTGGACCGCCTGCTGGCGGAAGAAACCGGCCTGCCGGTGCTGGTCGCCGAAGACCCGCTGACCTGCGTGGTGCGCGGCTCCGGCATGGCGCTGGAACGCATGGACAAGCTCGGCAGCATCTTCTCCTACGAGTAA